In Silene latifolia isolate original U9 population chromosome 3, ASM4854445v1, whole genome shotgun sequence, a single window of DNA contains:
- the LOC141649971 gene encoding uncharacterized protein LOC141649971 gives MEKHFILYRVAEADKVNIAAHFLEKEADHWWAMTGPTSTLEPGFGWERFKTLLEARFYPAQLKHQKMAEFLNFKQGDSSVQEYTDQFNALAHFAEPMIPNEAQKTFFFRQGLKAKIQGMVRRDTDTFARVYDEALWAEGAIEAVRLEAVAETAKSSKRPFTPSTSQSYDFKKEQGHKAADCPKKNTTPPAANVPKPKGRIFVMSRAEAEAHPDVIAGMFTVSDIPAYILFDTGASLSFISVSFAKKAALVSHSAETTPISLPSGEVVSCSTVFKDVPISIVGSILPATLISFSLAEFDIILGMDWLSCYDARFQCRDQKIFLKSLCGTKLTYKGMRMQPGIKLISAMKLIGMQRKGHEVYLCVVTSAPLLPKLEEVPSR, from the exons ATGGAGAAGCATTTCATTCTGTACCGTGTTGCAGAGGCCGATAAAGTTAACATTGCTGCACATTTTCTCGAGAAGGAAGCTGATCATTGGTGGGCTATGACTGGTCCCACTTCTACTTTGGAACCAGGTTTTGGCTGGGAGAGATTCAAGACTCTTTTGGAAGCAAGATTCTATCCTGCTCAATTGAAACACCAGAAGATGGCAGAGTTCCTGAATTTCAAGCAAGGGGATTCATCCGTACAAGAATATACTGACCAGTTTAATGCTCTAGCCCATTTTGCTGAACCTATGATTCCTAATGAAGCACAGAAGACATTCTTTTTCAGGCAGGGGTTAAAGGCTAAGATCCAGGGTATGGTGAGAAGGGATACTGATACATTCGCGCGTGTTTACGATGAAGCTCTTTGGGCTGAGGGTGCTATTGAAGCTGTCAGACTTGAAGCGGTAGCTGAGACTGCTAAATCTTCCAAGAGGCCATTTACTCCTTCTACTTCGCAGTCCTACGATTTCAAGAAGG AACAAGGTCACAAAGCTGCTGATTGTCCCAAGAAAAATACTACTCCTCCTGCAGCGAATGTTCCTAAGCCGAAGGGACGTATCTTCGTGATGAGCCGTGCTGAGGCTGAGGCACACCCAGATGTGATTGCTGGTATGTTTACAGTTTCAGATATTCCTGCTTATATTTTATTCGATACTGGCGCATCTCTATCTTTTATATCCGTATCCTTTGCCAAGAAAGCTGCTCTTGTTTCCCATTCTGCTGAGACCACTCCTATATCTTTACCGTCCGGCGAAGTTGTTTCATGTTCCACGGTATTCAAGGATGTTCCTATCTCTATTGTGGGATCTATCCTTCCAGCTACTCTTATTAGTTTCTCTTTAGCCGAGTTTGACATCATTCTAGGCATGGATTGGTTATCCTGTTACGATGCTAGATTTCAATGCCGAGACCAGAAGATTTTTCTTAAGAGTCTGTGTGGTACGAAGTTGACTTATAAGGGAATGAGAATGCAACCAGGTATCAAGTTAATTTCAGCAATGAAGCTTATTGGCATGCAGAGGAAAGGACATGAAGTGTATTTATGTGTGGTGACGAGTGCTCCATTGTTACCGAAACTTGAAGAGGTTCCTAGTCGATGA